Part of the Tachysurus fulvidraco isolate hzauxx_2018 unplaced genomic scaffold, HZAU_PFXX_2.0 HiC_scaffold_506_np12, whole genome shotgun sequence genome is shown below.
tgggtttgagtctcaggctgagggcccttgagcaaggcaccgacctcAGCAGCTTTACAAACTGAAACAAAAGCTCTCAGTTTTAACACACAATGTGATATAACCCTAACCCAGAATAAACCCGTAGGCCTCACAGCAGACCTTCACCTTTAAGTGGTCCTTGATGAAGCGTGCTGCTTTCACGGCCGTCTCCACGTTAAAGCTGATGTCCACCTTTACGTCGGTCTCTCGGTCCGTCAGCTTGATTATAGGAACCTAAGGATGCAGATGAACCAAAGAGATCACGGATAAGGacacaactgtaaacaaaacaaacaccacGACAACGCTGTAAACGTACCGTGGCTTTGTCCAGGATTTTAATGGAGAAGGGTTGGGCGAGGTTCTGCTGCCTCAGAGCCTGATCGAGCTGCTGGAGAGGAGGACGTTCCCACTTCCCAAACACCACAAGGTCAAtgtcactgtcacacacacacacacacacacacacacacacacacacactttattcgGCTTCAGTCTCAGTCCACAGATTTCCATCCCACGCCTGGTGAATTCTATCGAGTGTGGAGCCGCTAAATAAATCTCCatagacacacattcacaaactgGCTTCTgccttttctttccctctctcctcctcctccatatTCATTTCATCCAAATTTTCCCTTttgtttcttcatttatttaaaaaaaataataatctgacTCTTCCTTTCCatctttttcctcactgcccAATTTCCACCTCTCTGTTCCTACCTTTCACATCAAGAGCCTTTGTTACCTCCTACCCCAGAGTTCACCTCCTACCCCAGAGTTCACCTCCTACCCCAGAGTTCACCTCCTACCCCAGAGTTCACCTCATCACCTTATTCCTTTTGCCCCAAAAACTTTACACTTTCCATCGTTCTTCATTAATAAAGCCATGAACAACAGAGAGGAACATGCTGCTCACCTTGTCGGGAGATAAAGTCCGGTACTGAAGCTGCCGAATATCTGAAcctatgaaaaagaaaaataaagagatatTGCAGACAGACGAGATCACAGAAGGTGTGGATTCATAGCTTGGTGAAATCTACctttctttttaaagtttttctAACTGAGGAAACGTGTGAAAGATTTTACACAGATATTCTTTGGAGGTTTTTTGGAGACGTATTGTGTTTCTTAAAGCCACTTTTGTCCGTCCTAAAGTCGTCCTCATGCACTGGAGCACTGAGACGACACAAAACCTCGGCTGACAGGTAAAGGGAGACGTTGTACAACTGCAAACACCTTTCTATCTGAATCAGGGTGCGAGGTTTCGTACGGCAGCTTTATATCTGTAGCtatttacacccggtcacttcctgtgttgtctctgatccgatgtctgtctgatctgttaaaactgtcccatttacatcagaccacataaacacgtctcggcgaatcggatatcgatcccatctttctGCTCCTGCCcacaatgctaatatatttgccctcatttccggggtaactgtaacagaacacactttggtatacagcgtttactgtttgctgcgttttcgctggcggcagcagcgcgttttaagccccgacgagacgcctgggtgaaaggtcacctgcgagtgacgtagttccgtttgggaggagtttagcgctgacgtatgtggctcgaacaaccacattcatttacacctgtccagtttcatctgaaacgcgtcccagaccacctcctgaaggggtttgtaccatcggggttatatccgtctccaaaacgtttcagagggcatttagacctggtctttttaccatggggtagatatcggatcacagaacaCGCAGGAAGTGCccaggggtaaaaagccccttacATAAACGTGCAGAAGCAGCAGAAACACCACACTAACTTTCTACATACGTCTGATGGATGGAAAGCAACGTCCACTAACTAACACTCACGTTCCCGTATTCACACGTACAGTGATGAAGACTCCTGAATGTGTTCTCGCTCTTGacaacaaatcagttttcttaCCACAGAATGAAACCTTCAGGAAGGAGTCAGTACACAGAGTTGCTCAACGTTTCTCAGCTTTGTCACGTCACACGACATGAACGCATCTCGTCACCGACGGTCTCGTTTATAATTAACTCTCTGGTCACGTTGTCAGTGGGACGTGTGAACGTACCCGGAGTTAGCGTTAGCAGTAACGTTAGCAGTTTTATACAAAGTAATGACCAACATGCTGCTGTCTGTGTGATTGTCATCATAAGCTGTGCCTCGCACTCTAAACACATGATTTAAGggttaaacattttcaaaattcAACAGGAAAAGTTTTTGTACTCAGTAATGGTCTAGAGTAACACAACGAGACACAACGTTAGCTTGGTGTATCATCACACCGTTAACTACCGACAGCCTGCCGTCACACACACCATTCCTCCTGCATCCATAGCACTTAAACACGTGTACAGTTTACAGGCTTGGTTTGGTTCTGTATCAGTAAACCACACGTCAGTGATGTTACTCACGTTAGCTGCAGGCCACAGGTTCTTGATCACGCTCTCGACGCGGTTCACTACGTCTCTCCTCATGGCCTCTTCCTCAGGCCGGGGGGACATGAAGGCATAGAAGTCCACGATCTCTTCATGAAGGCTGTAGGCAATAAAGACAATTAAACTGTATGTTTAACATGAAACAGAAGGAGAGAAATATAAACAGAAGGAGTTTAAAAACATTATGTTGAAATAATTCACTACTGTAAGGTGTAGATTTCTTGCTTTGTGGTAAAAATGCCGTGAAAGCTAACAGTTTTTTAGCTTACTGTAAACATCCAATTCGgcttaaaaaggaaaacacgATCGTTCATTCGTCCTGAACGAGTTCGGGGACCGAttctgcctcacagctccagaatGAATCCAACAAGTGACAAAAGACTGAAACTATGAAGCTAAAGCGgctaaaaaaagacagatatCGAAGCTAACGTCGAGTAATAAAAGCTTTCGGTAACGAACCTGCTGACGTCACACACGGTGTGTAGATATATAAATGTTAGGGTTCGATTAGATTTATGGTTCTCGTCACTTTCAGACTCAACCAAGGAAATTCAGCCAAGGTTAAAAATAACAACTAATCATACAATTAACCATAAAAGCAAGAATGTTCACGTCATAAAGGTTCCTGAGGAGTGAAGTGATGTACAGTTTGTACCCAAAAACCCCATTTAGACTCCTGAAGCTTTACGTTACAGCATGTTAGCTTTGTAAAATGGCTGACAGTAAAGTGTAAGCAAGGTGAAGATAAAGGAAGGAATCAGTGAGCTTCAGATCGGAGGTCGATCTTCTGCGGCTTGTTGATGACAGACGTCCACAGAACCGTAAATATTACAGCTTTTGAGACACAGATGATTATTAGCACATCAGCTAATACAACTCATGAACGTTAAAAGTTTGCATTGTAACTTCACACATTATCCACACACAGACCTTATTAAATCagtcaaacacaaaaacaaccccCCCTCCTCCATTACCCGTTCACTCCTGGACTATATCTCCTGGTCTTCCATGGCGTCCCAGGGCAGAAGAGGTTACCGTTGGAGTTGGTGAGCAGGTAATTGACCCCACACGTGCTGGTCTTGTTCTCACCCTTCTTCCTGGCtggatggtggtggtggtggtggttgtggtcaGGTACTTGAGGGAAGCTCTGGGATGGATGGCGGTGATGGTGTTGGTTAAGATGTGCTTGGAGATGCAAATGCTGCTGTTGGTGCTGATGTAAATAGTCATTGATGTTGTGCTGTTCATTGAAGCTGAAAAAGACTCTAGGATGAAGATGGTGGGTGTTTGTGCTGTCACAAGAGTCTGATTTGGGACTGTCCGTCTCGGAGTCCAGAGAACAGGACGACGGAGATAAGGAGCCATTTTTAGGTGAGGAACTTGTCTTCCCTGATCCTGTACAAGTGCCATTCAGTGCAGTCAGACTGCGGTGATCAAACTGAGGTGGAAGAATAAAAGTGGGCGACACCTGAAGGGTCTGAGGGCTGATAGAGCTGGAGGTCTTCATCACCTGAAGGGTCTGAGGGCTGATAGAGCTGGAGGTCTTCATCGCCTGAAGGGTCTGAGGGCTGATAGAGCTGGAGGTCTTCATCACCTGAAGGGTCTGAGGGCTGATAGAGCTGGAGGTCTTCATCACGTGATGAGGGCTGATGGAGCTGTAGGTCTTCATCAGCAGAGGGTCGTGTGAGGTGTCGGAGGTCTTCATCAGCAGAGGGTTGTGTGAGGTGTTGGAGGTCCGTGACCCATGTGATGTCTCCCAGATGTGCATCCACAGCGCGTTGGCTGGTCCTTTCTGCTCGGGCTGAATCCACGCCACTCTGGGGTCCATTTAAGGCTCCGAAATGAACCGGAATGCAAAAGGAAACAAACACGAGGCACTTTATGGAGCGCGGTGTTGAGGAGACGGAGCTCTGCGCGGATGTCCAGCGACCGTCACCGAGAAACAGCTCCGCTCCTCCGGCAGCACAATGTAGCGCAGTGTGGCTGAAGAAAAGCCGCTACTGCGCATGCGCGTGGGATTTAAATTTAACTCGAGCTGCGCGTGCGCACGGGATTTGAAAAGTAACCGCTCTGTGATCTTTATTAATCTGATGTTTCCCTTAATATCATTCACTTACAATAAAAATGTGCTACATGTCCACatgaacattttaattattatatctTAATAAACCTTTTGACccgttagtgtgtgtgtggtaattgTAGTAAAGTGTCTGAAGTGCGCATGCGTGGGATTTTAAATTTGCTCTGAGACAcgcccccaacacacacacacacacacacacacacacacacacacacacacacacacacacacacacacacacacacacacacacacacacacacacacacgcacacgcacacgcaaatCCATCAAATTTCAATATCAAtcaaaatctaattaaaacacCTACAGCCCGATGTTTCTTTCTCCAAAtcatgtaaaagtttttttaaaatgtccaaCAGAACCAGTGTCCTCAGATTTAATGCACTTTGCAAACAATTCCAGGCAGAAGGAGCAGCAAATTTAAATGCCTTTTTAATTCTTGTGACCTGAGGCTAAAACTACAAGCATACTTTTTACACATATATGTACAAAGATATGATGGAAGTAAACCCAggatagatttatatataaaaacatgccagtGTTTTTGTCTTCAGATGGACAGACCAGCCAACCTGAGCATACAACACACAGTGATTAGTGAGGGTTTTAAGATTTGTTATAAACCTCAATGCACCATGATAAACAGTATCAATAACATGTAAACACTGTGAAgatgcatgcatatatataaCATCACCATAATCCAGTACAGACACAAAAGTCGCTTCAACAAGCCTCTTTTTTGCCTCAAAGGAAAGACAGGAAttgattctaaaataaaaaaacccaatTTCACTTTCAATCTTTTCACCAGTTGCTCTACATGAGGgccaaaggagagagagagcgtcatCAATTAAAACCCCCAGATACCTACAGTATACTGAGACACATTACTGAACCTTGAGACGTAGTAATAGGCAGAAGGTTATTCTTTAAGATTGGGTTGGATTAAGAAAACAACATGAATTttgttttatcaacatttaaaactaattttaattCAAACAAATTACGCTGAACAATATCAAATGTAAACTGTAACTGTGAAAGAGCCTGATTGGGTGTGGATGCAGAACTATAAATAACTGTATCATCTGCATAACAATGAAACTTTGTTTGTTTCaacacaggatctgctgaaacagttctacactgccatcatcgaatccatcctctgcacctcagtgactgtttggttcagctcagctacccaATCTGACCTCAAGAGACTACAGAGGgaagtccggactgctgagcgaatcatcggcacaactctccccacactccaagatctgtacttctccagagtgagcaaaagggaaaagacaatcactctggacccctcacatccagcacactcactcactctggacccctcacatccagcacactcactcactcaggacccctcacatccagcacactcactcactctggacccctcacatccagcacactcactcaggacccctcacatccagcacactcactcaggacccctcacatccagcacactccctcactctggacccctcacatccagcacactcactcactcaggacccctcacatccagcacactcactcaggacccctcacatccagcacactcactcactcaggacccctcacatccagcacactcactctggacccctcacatccagctcactcactcactcaggacccctcacatccagcacactcactcactcaggagccctcacacccagcacactcactcactcaggacccctcacatccagcacactcactctggacccctcacatccagctcactcactcactcaggacccctcacatccagcacactcactcactcaggagccctcacatccagcacactcactcactcaggagccctcacatccagcacactcactcactcaggagccctcacatccagcacactcactcactcaggagccctcacatccagcacactcgctcactctggacccctcacatccagcacaatcactcaGGTTGATGGGATGGTTATTaaatcagatacagagagaaaagaattaaaggatctaatgagtgaaaacaacctgatagacgtgtggagagagagaaatgtaggaaggaaagaagagatatagtgaaaaacttgcaggacaacgattgtctttattttatgtacaagaaatgtagaaaactttacagacaaaatcagatataaggaaacaagtttgagtatcatgagtttttatttattaagactgGAATAATGTAGAAAGGGGACAAAGTGTATGGGTTCTAAATACAGAacgtttaaagaaaaacaactatGATTTTAAGTTTagagaaattatagaaaaagaaaaaggaaatgaaatgaatgaggaagataatgttagatttttaattaaatattgtagaatgggtggaagaaagaaagaaagaaagaaagaaagaaagaaagaaagaaagaaagaaaga
Proteins encoded:
- the LOC113662758 gene encoding terminal nucleotidyltransferase 4A-like isoform X1 translates to MDPRVAWIQPEQKGPANALWMHIWETSHGSRTSNTSHNPLLMKTSDTSHDPLLMKTYSSISPHHVMKTSSSISPQTLQVMKTSSSISPQTLQAMKTSSSISPQTLQVMKTSSSISPQTLQVSPTFILPPQFDHRSLTALNGTCTGSGKTSSSPKNGSLSPSSCSLDSETDSPKSDSCDSTNTHHLHPRVFFSFNEQHNINDYLHQHQQQHLHLQAHLNQHHHRHPSQSFPQVPDHNHHHHHHPARKKGENKTSTCGVNYLLTNSNGNLFCPGTPWKTRRYSPGVNGLHEEIVDFYAFMSPRPEEEAMRRDVVNRVESVIKNLWPAANVQIFGSFSTGLYLPTSDIDLVVFGKWERPPLQQLDQALRQQNLAQPFSIKILDKATVPIIKLTDRETDVKVDISFNVETAVKAARFIKDHLKKYTVLPYLIFVLKQFLLQWELNEVFTGGISSYCLILMVISFLQLHPRIDCRAANINLGILLIEFFELYGRHFNYLKTGIRVKNGGAYLTKEEMMKALSSGHRPSMLCIEDPNLPGNDVGRSSYGALQVKRVFDYAYIILGHAVSPLARSYPNKDNDSTLSRILRLTQEVIDYREWIIQKWGDRHNAIIDRCTVPFGGDSEEQQRDSASPQSADSLMSLSSPQQHSTSSSSASSVSSLSGSDIDSDSVPSGLKAPQQTFPAVPLPSSLQRPQNGTNPSETTSSTGQVRKPLPVSLPPPVPGRPVCVDGCVPLSNGYRLSSPIYLGPLPGLQHQPKFHNVQRFSPKLPGGFQPGPMPAPRTNLQQHNRSSWHRGGGKRRPLASADRTATGQR
- the LOC113662758 gene encoding terminal nucleotidyltransferase 4A-like isoform X2; translation: MDPRVAWIQPEQKGPANALWMHIWETSHGSRTSNTSHNPLLMKTSDTSHDPLLMKTYSSISPHHVMKTSSSISPQTLQVMKTSSSISPQTLQAMKTSSSISPQTLQVSPTFILPPQFDHRSLTALNGTCTGSGKTSSSPKNGSLSPSSCSLDSETDSPKSDSCDSTNTHHLHPRVFFSFNEQHNINDYLHQHQQQHLHLQAHLNQHHHRHPSQSFPQVPDHNHHHHHHPARKKGENKTSTCGVNYLLTNSNGNLFCPGTPWKTRRYSPGVNGLHEEIVDFYAFMSPRPEEEAMRRDVVNRVESVIKNLWPAANVQIFGSFSTGLYLPTSDIDLVVFGKWERPPLQQLDQALRQQNLAQPFSIKILDKATVPIIKLTDRETDVKVDISFNVETAVKAARFIKDHLKKYTVLPYLIFVLKQFLLQWELNEVFTGGISSYCLILMVISFLQLHPRIDCRAANINLGILLIEFFELYGRHFNYLKTGIRVKNGGAYLTKEEMMKALSSGHRPSMLCIEDPNLPGNDVGRSSYGALQVKRVFDYAYIILGHAVSPLARSYPNKDNDSTLSRILRLTQEVIDYREWIIQKWGDRHNAIIDRCTVPFGGDSEEQQRDSASPQSADSLMSLSSPQQHSTSSSSASSVSSLSGSDIDSDSVPSGLKAPQQTFPAVPLPSSLQRPQNGTNPSETTSSTGQVRKPLPVSLPPPVPGRPVCVDGCVPLSNGYRLSSPIYLGPLPGLQHQPKFHNVQRFSPKLPGGFQPGPMPAPRTNLQQHNRSSWHRGGGKRRPLASADRTATGQR